The following proteins are co-located in the Pseudoalteromonas sp. N1230-9 genome:
- the hrpB gene encoding ATP-dependent helicase HrpB, whose amino-acid sequence MLPVQDIYQSLLTTIQNNPMALLQAPPGAGKSTWLPLTLMQAGHFKRIVMLEPRRLAARNIAQYLASLQNEAVGESVGLRIRGESKISNATKLEIVTEGMLTRMLQNDPELTGVDLLIFDEFHERSIAADTALAFALETQAALRDDLKILLMSATLDGERYSEFFDCPIISSEGRSYPIDEIYVPLKDESRWLEDIPTVIKQALNEQTGSALVFLPGQREILRVKQALNDLADDCEVFTLFGEQSKGEQQAAIAPAQQGKRKVVLTTNVAETSLTIEGIRIVVDSGKRRAASFNLKTGVTELVTQSISRSSAVQRAGRAGRLEAGVVYRLGSKQTFERRNSHDAPEILTSDISQLLLETKQWGAVVTELNLLDAPSPQQIKHATALLKMLEALDENEKLTKLGSQMLSFGADIRLSHMLIKAKQLQASMPGIYELAVYLVALLESRVSIPADLKLALHSMHTKPHPLFKQQLNYWLSRLNLKAVRELNMQPLALLVAFAFPDRLAKKRGNGYLLANGAGADLSDEFWHNDDYLAIASMGGHKGSRIFAAVAFLPNELEDQLGHLFSEQTRCEYDEKSGRFIHQEELKLGAITVASQPSKQPLDKAERTKAWLNLFNKKGFSLFNEQSESEQLLIRMSLASKLLPQSFPVISSDELTTNNQWLAPFLDEIKNVEQLKKLNYSEALKNCFDWHQQSLLNELLPLRLTVPSGSNVRITYQLDGPAKLSVRMQEVYGMTSTPLLAQGKLPLLMELLSPARRPLQLTQDLENFWQTSYKEVQKEMKGRYPKHFWPDNPALSQATNKVKSKM is encoded by the coding sequence TACTTGGCGTCTTTACAAAATGAGGCCGTTGGTGAAAGTGTTGGTTTGCGCATTAGGGGTGAATCAAAAATTAGTAATGCAACCAAGCTGGAAATTGTGACAGAAGGGATGCTGACACGGATGCTACAAAATGATCCTGAGTTAACCGGTGTCGATTTACTTATTTTTGATGAATTTCATGAGCGCTCGATTGCCGCAGACACTGCGCTCGCTTTTGCGCTTGAAACACAAGCAGCCCTTAGAGACGATTTAAAAATCTTACTCATGTCGGCCACCTTAGACGGTGAGCGGTACAGTGAGTTTTTTGACTGTCCAATAATATCATCTGAAGGGCGAAGTTACCCAATTGATGAAATTTATGTTCCACTTAAAGATGAAAGCCGATGGTTAGAGGATATACCTACGGTTATTAAGCAAGCACTCAATGAGCAAACTGGTAGTGCTTTGGTGTTTTTACCAGGTCAGCGAGAAATTTTACGTGTAAAACAGGCATTGAACGATCTTGCTGATGATTGCGAAGTGTTTACTTTATTTGGTGAACAAAGCAAAGGAGAGCAACAAGCTGCTATAGCTCCTGCACAACAAGGTAAGCGAAAAGTCGTGCTGACAACAAATGTAGCCGAAACTAGCTTAACGATTGAAGGGATCCGTATTGTTGTCGATAGCGGTAAGCGCCGTGCAGCCAGCTTTAACTTAAAAACTGGGGTAACTGAACTTGTAACCCAAAGCATCTCTCGTTCCTCTGCGGTACAACGTGCAGGCCGTGCAGGGCGTTTAGAAGCAGGTGTGGTATATCGACTAGGTAGTAAGCAAACGTTTGAACGTCGTAACAGCCATGACGCCCCAGAAATCCTAACAAGTGATATTAGCCAACTACTGCTTGAAACTAAGCAGTGGGGCGCAGTTGTTACTGAACTAAACCTTCTTGATGCACCAAGCCCACAGCAAATTAAACACGCAACAGCACTTTTAAAAATGCTTGAAGCGCTTGATGAAAATGAAAAACTAACAAAGCTTGGTAGCCAAATGCTTAGTTTTGGGGCGGATATTCGTTTATCACATATGCTTATTAAGGCTAAGCAACTTCAAGCAAGTATGCCGGGAATTTATGAACTCGCTGTATACTTAGTGGCGCTGCTTGAGAGTCGTGTGAGTATACCAGCTGATCTTAAGCTTGCACTTCACAGCATGCATACAAAGCCTCATCCACTGTTTAAGCAACAATTAAACTATTGGCTATCACGTTTAAATTTGAAGGCAGTGCGTGAGCTAAATATGCAGCCCCTTGCTTTGCTGGTGGCTTTTGCATTCCCAGATCGCTTAGCGAAAAAGCGTGGCAACGGCTATTTGCTCGCCAATGGTGCGGGGGCCGACTTAAGTGATGAGTTTTGGCATAACGATGACTATCTCGCTATTGCCAGTATGGGCGGCCACAAAGGGAGTCGAATATTTGCGGCAGTCGCATTTTTACCAAATGAACTTGAAGATCAGCTAGGGCATTTGTTTTCAGAGCAAACTCGCTGTGAATACGATGAAAAATCTGGACGTTTTATTCATCAAGAGGAACTAAAGCTAGGGGCAATTACAGTAGCAAGCCAGCCAAGTAAACAGCCTCTTGATAAGGCCGAGCGCACTAAAGCATGGCTAAATTTGTTCAATAAAAAAGGTTTTTCACTATTTAATGAGCAAAGCGAAAGTGAGCAATTACTAATTAGAATGAGCTTAGCGAGTAAATTATTGCCGCAGTCATTTCCTGTTATTAGTAGTGACGAATTGACGACTAATAATCAGTGGCTTGCACCTTTCCTTGATGAGATAAAAAACGTAGAGCAATTAAAAAAGCTTAATTACAGTGAAGCTTTAAAAAATTGTTTTGATTGGCACCAGCAGAGTTTACTAAATGAGTTGTTGCCGCTGCGTTTAACCGTCCCCAGTGGCTCAAATGTGAGAATTACATACCAGCTGGATGGGCCAGCAAAGCTGAGTGTACGCATGCAAGAAGTTTACGGCATGACTAGCACACCCTTGCTTGCACAGGGCAAGTTACCTCTACTAATGGAGCTATTGTCGCCAGCAAGGCGGCCACTACAGCTCACTCAAGATTTAGAAAATTTCTGGCAAACTAGTTATAAAGAAGTACAGAAAGAGATGAAAGGTCGTTACCCCAAACATTTTTGGCCAGATAACCCTGCTTTAAGTCAGGCAACTAACAAAGTAAAAAGCAAGATGTAA
- a CDS encoding peptidoglycan DD-metalloendopeptidase family protein: MVHVVHKLPKKHKLLILGLVSAIIGLALLPSEKATASKDNSADALEIGKRYELQVKVDDNEKLTELNSEQAAAKLPEYDLVDHQVRNGDNLALIFKRAGFSAQTLHKLINTNAETRKLTKIHPGEILSFATADDGSLAQLRYVISKTDTLYVTLNDEGNYDTAIDSKEIETLSKSAGGEISNSFWTSGIAAGLSERQIMNFADIFGWDVDFANDIRKGDQFGLIYEAHYVDGEYIGDGKIIAAEFINQGERYSAIRHTDGNFYTPEGRSMKKAFLRAPVNFKYISSSFNPRRLHPVTKTVKPHNGIDYAARTGTPVVSAGNGKVVKAGYSKYNGNYVFISHGTQYVTKYLHLNKKLVKTGQKVKQGQKIGTVGATGRVTGPHLHYEFLVNGVHRNPKTVKLPKSEPLPRDELAKFKPIADNFLAQLERNRELQLALNK; this comes from the coding sequence ATGGTTCACGTAGTGCATAAACTCCCCAAAAAACACAAACTGCTTATTCTCGGTTTGGTTTCTGCTATTATCGGCTTAGCATTATTACCGTCAGAAAAAGCCACCGCTTCAAAGGATAACAGTGCCGACGCACTTGAAATTGGCAAACGCTACGAATTACAAGTTAAAGTTGATGATAACGAAAAACTAACTGAACTAAATTCAGAGCAAGCAGCTGCTAAATTACCAGAATACGACCTTGTCGATCATCAAGTACGTAACGGCGATAATCTAGCACTTATCTTCAAACGCGCGGGCTTTTCAGCGCAAACATTACATAAACTAATCAACACAAATGCCGAAACGCGTAAATTAACCAAAATTCACCCTGGTGAAATTTTGAGTTTTGCTACAGCTGATGACGGTTCTCTCGCACAGCTTCGTTATGTAATTTCAAAAACAGATACTCTGTACGTTACTTTAAATGATGAAGGTAACTACGACACAGCAATCGATAGTAAAGAAATCGAAACCTTGAGTAAGTCAGCCGGTGGCGAAATCAGCAATAGCTTTTGGACCTCAGGTATCGCCGCAGGGTTAAGTGAACGCCAAATAATGAATTTTGCTGACATCTTTGGTTGGGATGTTGACTTTGCAAACGACATTCGTAAAGGCGACCAGTTTGGTCTTATTTACGAAGCGCATTATGTTGATGGCGAGTACATAGGCGACGGCAAAATAATTGCCGCTGAATTTATCAACCAAGGCGAACGCTATTCTGCAATTCGTCATACTGATGGAAACTTCTACACACCTGAAGGCCGTAGTATGAAAAAAGCATTCTTGCGTGCCCCTGTTAACTTTAAATATATAAGCTCAAGCTTCAACCCACGTCGCTTACACCCAGTAACGAAGACTGTAAAGCCACATAATGGTATTGACTACGCTGCTCGTACGGGGACACCGGTGGTTTCTGCTGGTAATGGTAAAGTGGTTAAAGCTGGCTACAGTAAGTATAACGGTAACTATGTATTTATTAGCCACGGCACTCAATACGTGACTAAATACTTACACTTGAACAAAAAGCTCGTTAAAACAGGTCAAAAAGTAAAACAAGGTCAAAAGATTGGTACTGTTGGTGCAACAGGTCGTGTTACAGGCCCTCACTTACATTATGAGTTTTTAGTAAATGGCGTTCACCGCAACCCTAAAACAGTTAAACTGCCTAAGTCAGAGCCACTACCACGTGATGAGTTAGCTAAGTTTAAACCAATTGCAGACAACTTCTTAGCGCAGCTTGAACGCAATCGTGAGCTACAACTGGCACTTAACAAGTAA
- the tyrS gene encoding tyrosine--tRNA ligase, translating into MDLQTALAEIKRGAEEILIEDELVEKLKSGKKLKIKAGFDPTAPDLHLGHTVLINKMKTFQDLGHEVIFLIGDFTGMIGDPTGKNVTRKPLTREDVLANAETYKEQVFKILDPAKTTVAFNSTWMENLGAAGMIKLAARQTVARMLERDDFKKRYAGGQSIAIHEFLYPLVQGWDSVALEADVELGGTDQRFNLLMGRELQKDEGQKPQTVLMMPLLEGTDGVQKMSKSLGNYIGITDEPNDMFGKVMSISDELMWRYYDLLSALSIEEIAALKQRVADGANPRDIKIELAKEMIARFHSEEAAEGAHQDFIKRFQKNALPDEIPEVTVTIAEDTVFITNLLKEANLVASTSEAMRMIKQGAVKINGEEKVTDTKLEVAKGSTEIYQVGKRKFAKITVA; encoded by the coding sequence GTGGATTTACAAACCGCTCTAGCTGAGATAAAACGCGGTGCAGAAGAGATATTAATTGAAGACGAATTAGTTGAAAAACTAAAGTCTGGTAAAAAGCTTAAAATTAAAGCGGGTTTCGATCCAACGGCGCCTGATCTGCATTTAGGTCATACGGTTTTAATTAATAAAATGAAAACCTTTCAAGACTTAGGTCATGAGGTTATTTTCCTTATTGGTGACTTTACCGGCATGATCGGTGACCCAACGGGTAAAAATGTGACGCGTAAGCCGTTAACTCGTGAAGATGTACTTGCTAATGCAGAAACATATAAAGAGCAAGTATTTAAGATTCTAGATCCTGCAAAAACAACTGTTGCATTTAATTCTACTTGGATGGAAAACTTAGGTGCAGCAGGTATGATCAAACTGGCTGCGCGTCAAACAGTAGCACGTATGCTAGAACGTGATGACTTCAAAAAGCGTTATGCCGGTGGTCAATCAATTGCTATCCACGAATTTTTATACCCACTGGTACAAGGGTGGGATTCAGTTGCATTAGAAGCAGATGTTGAGCTTGGTGGTACAGATCAACGTTTCAACCTACTAATGGGCCGAGAGCTACAAAAAGATGAAGGTCAAAAACCGCAAACAGTGTTAATGATGCCACTGCTTGAAGGTACTGACGGCGTTCAGAAAATGTCTAAGTCATTAGGTAACTACATTGGTATTACTGATGAGCCTAATGATATGTTTGGTAAAGTGATGTCTATTAGCGATGAACTAATGTGGCGCTACTATGACTTATTAAGTGCATTATCTATCGAAGAAATTGCAGCTCTTAAACAGCGTGTTGCTGACGGTGCAAACCCGCGCGACATTAAGATTGAGCTTGCGAAAGAAATGATTGCACGTTTCCACAGTGAAGAAGCGGCAGAAGGTGCTCATCAAGATTTTATTAAGCGTTTCCAAAAAAATGCTTTACCCGATGAGATCCCAGAAGTAACAGTAACGATTGCTGAAGACACTGTATTTATCACTAATTTACTAAAAGAAGCTAATCTTGTTGCAAGTACGTCTGAGGCTATGCGTATGATCAAACAAGGTGCTGTAAAAATAAATGGTGAAGAAAAAGTAACAGATACTAAGCTTGAAGTTGCTAAAGGCAGTACTGAAATTTACCAAGTAGGTAAACGTAAGTTTGCTAAAATCACCGTCGCTTAA
- a CDS encoding cobalamin biosynthesis protein CobD/CbiB: MIASFVQTHLDIIVFFIALLAERFFPLVSWYHPNTLLSVIFSSLGDRLYDQHNPRSYQYLSSILAFMLTTLLIVVLVMLFLEFAFYPELLNGLILYLLLNSRGQEKKTLRIARLVKKNQKAAARELLAGLVARDVSRLSAPGICKACMESLLLQSARQYFAVIFFYLVGGAIICLTYRLLTLIHQAWREKQLPNSPFLIPIAKLLFVLEWIPIRLLAITLAATNASKQSLHYIKHYGRHFYQTNTGWLLSVSAASLGVQLGGPALYKGVRFNKMRVGTERLPCADDIPILIRRLNQAKAFWLLFIICIEIITFLAFA; this comes from the coding sequence GTGATTGCAAGTTTTGTTCAAACCCATTTGGACATTATTGTATTTTTTATAGCGCTCCTTGCTGAGCGCTTTTTCCCTTTAGTAAGCTGGTATCACCCCAATACACTACTGAGTGTTATTTTTTCTTCACTTGGCGATCGCCTTTACGATCAACATAATCCAAGAAGCTATCAGTATTTATCGTCAATACTTGCATTTATGCTTACAACTTTGCTGATTGTAGTACTGGTCATGCTATTTTTAGAGTTTGCCTTTTATCCTGAGCTGCTCAACGGGCTAATTCTTTACCTATTACTCAATAGCCGTGGACAAGAAAAGAAGACACTTCGAATTGCGCGCTTAGTTAAAAAAAATCAGAAAGCGGCTGCCAGAGAATTACTCGCGGGTTTAGTTGCACGAGATGTATCTCGTCTATCAGCCCCAGGGATTTGCAAAGCATGTATGGAGTCTTTACTGCTACAAAGCGCACGGCAGTATTTTGCCGTAATCTTTTTTTACTTGGTCGGCGGCGCAATAATATGCCTGACTTACCGTTTATTAACCCTTATTCACCAAGCATGGCGCGAAAAACAATTACCTAACAGCCCTTTTTTAATACCTATTGCTAAGCTGTTATTTGTACTTGAATGGATACCTATTCGACTCCTTGCCATTACACTTGCAGCAACAAACGCGAGTAAACAAAGCCTGCATTACATTAAACATTATGGACGCCATTTTTACCAAACCAATACTGGCTGGCTACTTAGCGTAAGTGCGGCATCACTGGGTGTGCAACTAGGGGGGCCTGCTTTATACAAAGGTGTGCGCTTTAACAAAATGCGTGTGGGTACGGAGCGATTACCCTGTGCAGATGACATTCCTATTCTTATAAGGCGACTAAATCAGGCTAAAGCATTTTGGCTACTATTTATCATCTGTATTGAGATAATCACATTTCTGGCCTTTGCCTAA
- the mtnN gene encoding 5'-methylthioadenosine/S-adenosylhomocysteine nucleosidase, translated as MHVGIIGAMEPEVKILRETMVNPSVMTKAGFTFYTGELAGHTVTLVQSGIGKVASAVATTLLIDNFTPDCVINTGSAGGFEASLNVGDVVISSEVRHHDVDVTAFGYEIGQVPQMPAGFAAHPKLIEAAEQSVSQISDVKTMIGLICTGDSFMCDPVRIDKARADFPTMLAVEMEGAAIAQACHSLDTPFVVIRSMSDIAGKESPQSFEEYIETASINSSKMVVALLEKLTSVSL; from the coding sequence ATGCATGTTGGTATTATTGGCGCGATGGAGCCAGAAGTAAAAATTTTACGCGAAACCATGGTTAACCCAAGTGTAATGACAAAAGCTGGATTCACATTTTATACAGGTGAGTTAGCAGGTCATACTGTAACACTTGTTCAATCAGGCATTGGTAAGGTTGCTTCTGCAGTTGCTACTACGCTTTTAATTGACAACTTCACTCCAGATTGTGTGATTAACACAGGTTCAGCTGGCGGCTTTGAGGCTTCTCTTAACGTGGGTGATGTCGTTATTTCATCTGAAGTTCGTCACCACGATGTTGATGTAACAGCCTTTGGTTACGAAATTGGCCAAGTACCACAAATGCCAGCAGGTTTTGCTGCACATCCTAAATTAATTGAAGCTGCTGAACAAAGCGTAAGCCAAATCAGCGATGTAAAAACCATGATTGGTCTAATTTGCACAGGCGATTCATTTATGTGTGATCCGGTGCGAATCGATAAAGCACGTGCAGACTTCCCAACCATGCTTGCAGTAGAAATGGAAGGCGCAGCAATTGCTCAAGCCTGTCACTCACTAGACACTCCTTTTGTGGTTATCCGCTCTATGTCTGATATTGCTGGTAAAGAGTCTCCACAATCATTTGAAGAGTACATCGAAACAGCCTCTATTAATTCATCTAAAATGGTTGTTGCTCTACTAGAGAAACTGACGTCGGTGAGTTTATAA
- a CDS encoding DUF2726 domain-containing protein encodes MEFALLSILVLVVGASVVASKYTDDGGNPYPFTRKQSVFTQVESAFLNLLERAVGDQYKIVSRVKLIDLIDCKQGLSPKAKRAAITKAKNKQLDYVLIDKDKLTIVAAVDLVNNTNKDGHKAQRDWFVSGALEAAGIPHIRMKVKAGYQPKEVRDAIMFKLGKPSAAPLRPTRNRVTKPAVLSPSQAKAHSTALAEI; translated from the coding sequence ATGGAATTCGCTTTATTATCAATTTTAGTTTTAGTCGTAGGGGCTTCTGTTGTTGCGTCAAAGTATACAGATGATGGCGGAAACCCATACCCTTTCACTCGTAAACAAAGTGTATTTACACAAGTAGAGAGTGCGTTTTTAAACCTTCTTGAACGTGCAGTAGGCGATCAATATAAGATCGTAAGTCGTGTTAAACTCATCGACTTAATTGACTGCAAACAAGGGCTTTCGCCTAAAGCTAAACGTGCTGCAATTACTAAAGCCAAAAACAAGCAATTAGACTATGTCTTAATTGATAAAGATAAGCTCACCATTGTTGCCGCAGTTGACCTTGTGAATAACACGAACAAGGATGGACACAAAGCACAGCGTGATTGGTTTGTAAGTGGTGCACTTGAAGCAGCAGGTATTCCACATATCCGCATGAAAGTAAAAGCGGGCTACCAACCTAAAGAAGTGCGTGATGCGATTATGTTTAAACTCGGTAAACCTAGCGCAGCGCCACTAAGACCAACTCGCAACCGCGTAACAAAACCGGCCGTGTTGTCACCTTCTCAGGCAAAAGCTCACTCAACAGCCTTGGCAGAAATATAA
- the folE2 gene encoding GTP cyclohydrolase FolE2, giving the protein MQTTMPDIADTAPALQTGKLDWVGMGEIELPFIFESHNIAPVNVIAKARAFVNLYKEDAKGIHMSRLFLALDTLSTEQHVNPQTLAQALDAFITSHDNLSDRAQIEFKFELPLRRKSLLSGKVGWKNYPIHLIAKINQGTLSFELMVDVTYSSTCPCSAALARQLIQNAFAEKFTDSQLDKQAVHEWLGSTEGIVATPHSQRSIANVKVKLDNSIESFDVVGLIDAIESELKTPVQAAVKREDEQEFARLNGQNLMFCEDAARKIKALLEAQSYADYWLQINHYESLHAHDAVAIAVKGVANGYTA; this is encoded by the coding sequence ATGCAAACCACAATGCCTGACATTGCTGATACAGCACCTGCTTTACAAACTGGTAAATTAGACTGGGTTGGCATGGGTGAAATTGAGCTCCCTTTTATTTTTGAATCTCACAATATTGCCCCTGTAAATGTGATTGCTAAGGCACGTGCTTTTGTAAACTTATACAAAGAAGATGCCAAAGGCATCCATATGTCGCGATTATTTTTGGCGCTTGATACCTTATCGACTGAGCAACACGTTAACCCGCAGACATTAGCACAAGCACTCGATGCTTTTATTACTAGCCATGATAATTTGAGCGACCGTGCACAAATTGAGTTTAAGTTTGAACTGCCGCTACGTCGTAAATCACTGTTAAGTGGTAAAGTAGGCTGGAAAAACTACCCTATTCATCTTATAGCAAAAATAAACCAAGGCACCTTAAGCTTTGAATTAATGGTTGATGTTACTTACTCATCAACTTGCCCATGCTCTGCTGCACTTGCTCGTCAGTTAATTCAAAATGCCTTTGCTGAAAAATTTACTGACAGTCAACTTGATAAACAAGCTGTCCATGAGTGGCTTGGCAGCACAGAGGGAATAGTAGCAACACCACACTCACAACGTTCGATTGCCAATGTAAAAGTGAAGCTTGATAACAGCATTGAGAGCTTTGATGTTGTTGGTTTAATAGATGCCATTGAAAGCGAACTGAAAACCCCAGTACAAGCAGCCGTAAAACGTGAAGATGAGCAAGAATTTGCTCGCTTAAATGGTCAAAACCTGATGTTTTGTGAAGACGCTGCCCGCAAAATTAAAGCCCTGCTTGAGGCACAAAGCTACGCTGATTATTGGTTGCAAATTAATCACTATGAATCTTTGCATGCGCACGACGCCGTTGCCATTGCGGTAAAAGGTGTTGCTAACGGATATACCGCTTAA
- the arcB gene encoding aerobic respiration two-component sensor histidine kinase ArcB produces the protein MIDSSLSPWARTLSSLISKYGEFKTAAVCYALLLVMSLILSCMFYYVAVGTVTLVDVLAVMFFTAVVSPLLISVLLNSIRQLEASYSYLDSATKQEKLLNQTLKDNISRLNEEIDERKMAFHAKHRAIEELRREIAERKKTQQELAQQGMLLRSIVDSSPDLFYYRDNNGVFAGCNKMFEQVMGKSSEELIGKSVEEIYPSDYLPEVLCTDKKVAQTHQALTLDVEYPVDGEKRWFEMRKLPFINEKGEYIGLLAFGRDITSRKEAAQALEAAYKDKGKFIATLSHELRTPLNGIVGLTRMLLDTELDKQQRSWCNTVFSSAETLGNIFNDIIDLDKIDREQLDIVTDSVNVADFINDVVNFAGLIAEQKGLEFNIKRKGTLDVYASLDPTRLRQVVWNLINNAVKFTQQGHVELECRRENRPDGPWLVMRVTDTGQGIPREQLHRIFDMYYKAPDVNGTNAIGSGIGLAVTKALVTAMKGEIHVSSTEGEGSVFVVEIPLKLCIAPTEKSYAVRSLNILLVEDVPLNAEIATNLLEQRGHEVIWAETGEDALSFVYTEDDLDLVLLDMQLPDINGDEVARQIREDEHFDGLPIVALTANVRSAEEELAGINIQGALAKPINTTKLDKMLGELFDIKQQQNCQPEPIKAVTRKDLSGIRVELLDIETIEDFVGSMGLVIFNRSCELFNKLNPQYQTELADALASDDREEYKSVAHKLKGAAGSVGLNDVQLHAKKMEHGALEQSSEELQQWLDVLAVKINEGRDALQSFLQQLES, from the coding sequence ATGATTGATTCGTCTTTGAGTCCGTGGGCTCGCACACTCTCAAGCTTGATCTCCAAATATGGTGAGTTTAAAACTGCCGCAGTTTGTTATGCCTTATTGTTAGTCATGTCATTAATTCTGTCATGTATGTTTTATTATGTGGCAGTAGGTACAGTAACCTTGGTTGATGTTCTTGCAGTGATGTTTTTTACCGCAGTCGTATCGCCACTTTTAATTTCTGTATTATTAAACTCAATTCGTCAATTAGAAGCCTCTTACAGTTATTTGGATAGTGCAACTAAGCAAGAAAAGCTGTTAAACCAAACACTAAAAGACAATATCAGTCGCTTAAATGAAGAGATTGATGAACGTAAAATGGCTTTTCATGCAAAGCACAGAGCAATTGAAGAGCTAAGGCGTGAAATCGCAGAACGTAAAAAAACACAGCAAGAGCTGGCACAGCAAGGGATGTTACTACGCTCAATCGTCGACTCCTCTCCCGATTTATTTTATTACCGCGACAACAATGGTGTTTTTGCAGGCTGTAATAAAATGTTTGAACAAGTGATGGGTAAAAGTAGTGAAGAGTTAATAGGGAAGAGCGTTGAAGAAATCTACCCTAGTGATTACCTTCCTGAAGTGCTGTGTACAGATAAAAAGGTAGCACAAACTCACCAAGCACTTACCTTGGATGTTGAATACCCTGTGGATGGTGAAAAACGCTGGTTTGAGATGCGTAAGTTACCGTTTATCAATGAAAAGGGTGAGTACATTGGTTTGCTCGCTTTCGGCCGTGATATTACTAGCCGTAAAGAGGCTGCTCAAGCTCTTGAAGCGGCATATAAAGATAAAGGGAAATTTATTGCCACCTTAAGTCATGAGCTAAGAACTCCCTTAAACGGTATCGTTGGTTTAACCCGTATGTTACTTGATACTGAGCTCGATAAGCAGCAGCGTAGCTGGTGTAATACAGTTTTTTCTAGTGCTGAAACGCTTGGCAATATCTTTAATGATATTATTGACTTAGACAAAATTGATCGTGAGCAATTAGATATTGTCACGGATTCTGTGAATGTCGCTGACTTTATCAACGATGTAGTGAATTTTGCAGGCCTTATTGCTGAGCAAAAAGGGCTTGAGTTTAATATTAAACGTAAAGGCACGCTGGATGTTTATGCGTCGCTCGACCCAACTCGCTTACGCCAGGTTGTTTGGAATTTAATTAATAATGCGGTGAAGTTTACTCAGCAAGGTCATGTTGAGCTTGAGTGCCGCCGTGAAAACCGCCCTGATGGTCCTTGGCTTGTTATGCGAGTCACTGATACTGGGCAAGGGATCCCACGAGAGCAACTACACCGTATTTTTGATATGTATTATAAAGCACCAGATGTGAATGGTACCAATGCAATTGGCTCTGGCATTGGGCTAGCGGTAACGAAAGCACTTGTAACTGCAATGAAAGGCGAAATTCACGTGAGTAGTACAGAGGGCGAGGGAAGTGTATTTGTTGTGGAAATACCGCTTAAGCTTTGTATTGCACCGACAGAGAAAAGCTATGCTGTGCGTAGTTTAAATATTTTATTGGTTGAGGATGTTCCTCTTAATGCTGAAATTGCCACTAACTTACTTGAGCAACGAGGGCATGAGGTTATTTGGGCGGAAACCGGTGAAGATGCATTGTCGTTCGTTTATACCGAAGATGATTTAGATCTCGTATTACTTGATATGCAGTTACCAGACATTAATGGTGACGAAGTAGCTCGCCAAATCCGTGAGGATGAACATTTTGATGGCCTGCCTATAGTCGCGTTGACTGCAAACGTTCGTAGTGCTGAAGAAGAGCTTGCAGGGATTAACATTCAAGGGGCACTCGCTAAGCCTATCAACACCACTAAACTTGATAAAATGCTCGGTGAGCTATTTGATATTAAGCAGCAACAAAACTGTCAGCCTGAGCCAATTAAAGCCGTGACTAGAAAAGACTTATCGGGTATTCGCGTTGAGCTTCTCGATATAGAAACCATTGAGGACTTTGTTGGTTCAATGGGTTTAGTTATCTTTAATCGTAGCTGTGAGTTATTCAATAAGTTGAACCCGCAGTATCAAACAGAGCTTGCAGATGCTTTGGCATCAGATGATAGAGAAGAGTATAAGTCTGTTGCCCATAAACTAAAAGGTGCGGCTGGCTCTGTGGGCTTAAATGATGTGCAGTTACACGCGAAGAAGATGGAGCACGGCGCGCTTGAACAAAGTAGTGAAGAGTTACAACAGTGGCTGGATGTTTTAGCAGTTAAAATAAATGAAGGGCGTGACGCCCTCCAATCATTTTTACAACAGTTAGAAAGTTAA